In Gimesia benthica, a single window of DNA contains:
- a CDS encoding ParB/RepB/Spo0J family partition protein, giving the protein MEDHNQEDQNQNPADPAAEQSENPGVPRRRLGRGLNALLGRGGEPDSENVQDGAGADSQENPAPVQSSDQIDIDLIERNPYQPRQDFAADSLKELEGSIRQHGILQPLLVRPFDGAYQLIAGERRLKAAREAGLKTVPCRVLHLEEREVCEVAIEENLKRKDLNVLEKAQAFKNYLSQFDSTIEQLAQRLSLDRSTVNNMIRLLDLAEPVKQALQAEKISAGHARTLLSLDNDKQVALCEQIQSESLSVRKTEAEVRKILKGEADTVPFENPKPKQPADAPQMTNHLIDLQQQLREILGAQVEIKLKTEQSGQIVIPFDSNDTFERITGVLRKSA; this is encoded by the coding sequence ATGGAAGATCATAATCAGGAAGATCAAAACCAGAATCCAGCTGATCCAGCAGCTGAGCAGTCAGAAAATCCTGGGGTCCCTCGTCGACGGTTAGGCCGTGGTTTGAACGCCTTGCTGGGACGTGGGGGAGAACCAGATTCAGAAAATGTTCAGGACGGTGCAGGTGCAGACTCGCAAGAGAATCCAGCACCAGTTCAGTCCTCCGACCAGATCGACATTGATCTGATCGAACGGAATCCATATCAGCCTCGTCAGGATTTCGCAGCTGACTCCCTCAAGGAACTCGAAGGCAGTATCCGTCAACACGGTATTCTACAACCGCTGCTGGTCCGTCCGTTCGATGGTGCCTATCAGCTGATCGCCGGGGAACGCCGTTTGAAGGCAGCCCGTGAAGCGGGACTGAAAACGGTTCCCTGCCGGGTGCTCCATCTGGAAGAACGCGAAGTCTGTGAAGTCGCGATCGAGGAGAACCTCAAGCGAAAAGATTTGAATGTACTCGAAAAGGCCCAGGCCTTCAAAAACTATCTGAGCCAGTTCGACAGTACGATAGAGCAGCTCGCACAGCGATTGAGTCTGGACCGTTCAACCGTCAACAACATGATCCGGTTGCTAGATCTGGCGGAACCCGTCAAGCAGGCTCTCCAGGCAGAAAAGATCTCAGCCGGTCATGCCCGGACCCTGTTGAGCCTGGATAACGATAAACAGGTCGCCCTCTGTGAGCAGATTCAGTCCGAGTCCCTCTCGGTCCGAAAAACTGAAGCTGAGGTGCGGAAGATCCTCAAAGGTGAAGCTGACACCGTGCCCTTTGAGAATCCCAAACCGAAGCAACCCGCTGATGCTCCCCAGATGACGAATCACCTGATTGACCTGCAGCAGCAACTGCGGGAAATTCTGGGAGCCCAGGTGGAGATCAAGCTCAAGACCGAACAGTCCGGTCAGATTGTGATTCCCTTCGATTCGAACGATACCTTCGAGCGGATTACAGGAGTGCTCCGCAAGTCAGCCTGA
- a CDS encoding tetratricopeptide repeat protein: MKKRWIYGVIIFLCLTSIGLAIDWWTALPEGEQATYVGRQTCFECHQQQAEEWKESDHDLAMNPATPEFVLGDFDNTELEHFGITSRMSREGDKYYVNTQGPDGEMSRFEVKYVIGVHPLQQYLAELERGKIQVLPVTWDTELKRWYYASPDEPFGPEDPLHWTGSAQNWNHMCAECHTTNWAKNYDIATDTHHYSFSEMRVSCEACHGPGSIHVKLANSHSLFWDRRYGYGLAKLKGEDATAQLESCAPCHSHRRHVSPGHTPLDRFHDHYALSLLEDHLYHPDGQIDEEVYVFGSFTQSKMYRKGVRCTDCHNPHSLKLKFEGNKLCTQCHLEAKYDVPGHHHHKVDSKGAACVECHMPTKTYMGVDPRRDHSLRIPRPDLSVKLGTPNACNQCHTKVDETPEWAAKKVDEWYGPKRRDDPHYGEILAAGQAGNPDAERALIKLTREKEVGPIVRATAVSLLASRYDTPESRKVVERSLKSNEELVRMAALRGFEGWNPRSEAEASRVGKLLAEGLTDDSRGVRTEVARILSSLPIMPNTDSNRKALERALKDYKNNLLTDGDQSGSHMSLGILYANEGDLKKAEAEFRLAIKLAPAVAGARSNLAQLLEQQGRTQEAQELRSEEVELLARDARLLPDNALLQYRVGLLYYLLGREDEAASALEKACELEPQSADFRLMLTLLYEKQQKWEQALDSVKRLIQLQPENPTFRQIQMNLQQKANPQGK, encoded by the coding sequence ATGAAAAAACGATGGATCTATGGCGTCATCATTTTCCTGTGTCTCACTTCGATTGGCCTGGCCATCGACTGGTGGACCGCTCTGCCTGAAGGCGAACAGGCAACTTACGTCGGTCGTCAGACCTGCTTCGAGTGTCATCAGCAACAGGCAGAAGAGTGGAAAGAATCTGACCACGATCTGGCGATGAACCCTGCGACTCCCGAATTCGTTCTCGGTGACTTCGATAACACAGAGCTCGAACACTTTGGGATTACTTCCCGGATGTCCCGGGAGGGCGACAAATACTATGTCAACACCCAGGGACCTGATGGCGAGATGTCCCGCTTTGAGGTCAAGTACGTCATCGGCGTGCATCCCCTGCAACAGTATCTGGCTGAACTCGAACGCGGCAAGATCCAGGTCCTGCCGGTAACCTGGGACACAGAACTCAAACGGTGGTACTACGCCAGCCCGGATGAACCCTTTGGTCCGGAAGACCCCCTGCACTGGACCGGCTCCGCTCAGAACTGGAACCACATGTGCGCGGAATGTCATACCACGAACTGGGCCAAGAATTATGACATCGCCACCGACACCCATCATTACTCCTTCTCCGAGATGCGTGTCAGCTGCGAAGCCTGCCATGGCCCCGGATCGATTCACGTGAAACTGGCCAACTCGCATTCGCTGTTCTGGGATCGTCGCTATGGCTATGGCCTGGCGAAACTCAAAGGCGAAGACGCGACCGCGCAACTGGAGAGTTGTGCTCCCTGCCATTCTCATCGGCGGCATGTCTCACCCGGTCATACCCCCCTCGACCGCTTCCATGATCATTACGCTCTCTCCCTTCTGGAAGATCACCTCTACCATCCCGATGGTCAGATCGATGAGGAAGTCTACGTCTTCGGATCGTTCACCCAGAGCAAGATGTATCGCAAGGGAGTCCGTTGCACAGACTGCCATAACCCGCATTCATTGAAATTGAAATTCGAGGGAAACAAACTCTGCACCCAGTGCCACCTCGAGGCCAAGTATGACGTGCCCGGTCATCACCACCACAAGGTTGACAGTAAAGGAGCCGCCTGCGTGGAGTGCCACATGCCGACCAAGACCTACATGGGAGTCGACCCTCGCCGGGATCACAGCCTGAGAATTCCCCGCCCCGATCTTTCAGTCAAACTGGGAACCCCGAACGCCTGCAACCAATGTCATACGAAAGTGGACGAGACGCCGGAGTGGGCTGCGAAGAAGGTCGATGAATGGTACGGTCCCAAGCGTCGCGACGACCCGCACTATGGTGAGATCCTGGCAGCAGGTCAGGCTGGCAATCCGGATGCAGAACGCGCGCTGATCAAGTTGACCCGGGAAAAAGAAGTCGGTCCCATTGTTCGGGCAACCGCTGTCTCCCTGCTGGCCTCCCGTTACGATACCCCCGAAAGTCGCAAGGTTGTCGAGCGGTCTCTGAAGTCAAATGAAGAGCTGGTCAGGATGGCGGCGCTGCGTGGATTCGAAGGCTGGAACCCGCGTTCGGAAGCCGAGGCCAGCCGGGTGGGTAAGCTGCTCGCGGAAGGACTGACGGACGACTCGCGTGGAGTCCGGACGGAAGTCGCCCGGATTCTGTCTTCGCTGCCCATCATGCCGAACACAGATTCGAACCGGAAGGCACTCGAGCGAGCACTCAAAGATTACAAGAATAACCTGCTGACCGATGGTGACCAGTCGGGCTCTCACATGAGCCTGGGGATCCTGTATGCCAACGAGGGTGACCTGAAGAAAGCGGAAGCCGAGTTCCGCCTGGCCATCAAACTGGCACCTGCTGTAGCGGGAGCCCGATCCAATCTGGCCCAGTTACTGGAACAACAGGGGCGCACTCAAGAGGCGCAGGAACTCAGATCGGAAGAGGTTGAGTTGCTGGCCCGCGATGCCCGACTGCTTCCGGACAATGCCCTGCTCCAGTACCGGGTGGGCCTGCTCTACTACCTGCTGGGTCGGGAGGATGAGGCGGCTTCAGCTCTGGAGAAGGCCTGTGAACTGGAACCGCAGTCCGCCGACTTCCGGTTGATGCTGACTCTGCTTTACGAGAAACAGCAGAAGTGGGAACAGGCACTGGACTCGGTCAAACGGTTGATCCAACTTCAACCAGAGAACCCCACCTTCCGCCAGATCCAGATGAACCTCCAGCAAAAAGCAAACCCGCAAGGCAAGTGA